One genomic segment of Culturomica massiliensis includes these proteins:
- a CDS encoding S41 family peptidase, with protein MKTRKFLIVTFGLILLSLGIISLKSDDRNFEISKQLNIYATLFRDVNMFYVDETNPGDLVTESINSMLKSLDPYTVYYPESQMEDVKLMTTGEYAGIGSIISQKGENVIIREPYKNSPADKAGLLPGDIILAIDGNSIKGKTTADVSEILKGQPGKEIVIKIRREGDAKPLEKKAIREKIQLPSVPYYGMTDHKIGYIYLNSFTDKAAADVRKAIIELKNQGAESLIFDLRGNSGGLLDQAVEICNFFLPKDSKIVDTRGKVKQWDKEYIAAKNPIVPDMPLVVLIDRGSASAAEIVSGALQDYDRAVLVGERSFGKGLVQTVRDLAYNTKVKITTAKYYIPSGRCIQALDYSHRNPDGSVGKVPDSLITEYATKAGRKVYDGGGITPDVKIEPKEFARITQELVLRDICFDFVNSYAIKNPAIAPIQNFVITDDIYNQFINYLKEKNFSYETESQQILEKLIKTAKAEKFYDMAKSQLDSLQQDFTHSIDRDMQIFKDEITSFLAEQFMQRYYYMEGVIEYKVSRDPEVKKAIEILTDSENYKKILSNR; from the coding sequence ATGAAAACGAGAAAATTTCTAATTGTAACTTTCGGACTTATCTTGCTATCGCTGGGAATCATTTCCTTAAAAAGCGATGACCGGAACTTTGAAATTAGCAAACAATTGAATATTTACGCAACCCTTTTCAGGGACGTCAATATGTTCTACGTCGATGAAACCAATCCCGGAGACCTGGTAACGGAAAGTATAAACTCGATGCTTAAATCTCTGGATCCGTATACGGTATATTATCCCGAATCCCAAATGGAGGATGTCAAATTGATGACGACGGGAGAATATGCAGGTATCGGTTCCATCATCAGCCAGAAAGGAGAAAACGTCATTATCCGGGAACCGTATAAAAATTCTCCGGCGGATAAGGCAGGACTCCTTCCGGGAGATATCATTCTCGCCATCGACGGAAATTCCATAAAAGGAAAAACGACGGCCGATGTCAGTGAGATACTGAAAGGACAACCGGGTAAAGAAATTGTTATAAAAATCCGCAGGGAAGGAGACGCAAAACCGTTAGAGAAAAAGGCAATACGCGAAAAAATACAGCTTCCGAGTGTACCGTACTACGGTATGACCGATCACAAAATCGGTTATATTTACCTGAACAGTTTCACGGACAAAGCCGCTGCGGACGTTCGCAAAGCCATTATCGAACTGAAAAACCAAGGTGCCGAATCCTTGATTTTCGATTTGAGAGGCAATAGCGGAGGTTTATTGGATCAAGCCGTTGAAATCTGCAATTTTTTCCTCCCGAAAGATTCCAAAATCGTAGATACCCGAGGCAAAGTCAAACAATGGGACAAAGAGTATATCGCGGCCAAAAATCCCATTGTACCGGATATGCCGCTGGTTGTTCTGATCGACAGAGGTTCGGCATCTGCTGCAGAAATCGTATCAGGGGCACTGCAAGATTATGACAGAGCCGTTCTCGTGGGCGAACGCTCTTTCGGCAAAGGACTCGTACAGACAGTGAGAGATCTGGCTTATAATACAAAAGTAAAAATAACGACGGCCAAATATTATATTCCGAGCGGCAGATGTATCCAGGCACTGGATTATTCCCACCGTAATCCGGACGGCAGTGTCGGAAAAGTTCCCGATTCCCTTATCACAGAATATGCCACAAAAGCAGGACGTAAGGTATATGACGGAGGTGGAATAACACCGGATGTAAAAATCGAGCCCAAAGAATTTGCCCGGATTACACAGGAGTTAGTACTCCGGGACATTTGTTTTGATTTTGTAAATTCTTATGCCATCAAAAATCCGGCTATAGCTCCTATCCAAAACTTTGTAATTACGGATGACATTTACAACCAGTTTATCAATTACCTGAAAGAGAAAAATTTCTCATACGAAACAGAATCCCAACAAATATTGGAAAAACTGATCAAAACGGCTAAAGCGGAGAAATTCTACGATATGGCGAAATCCCAACTGGACAGCTTGCAACAGGATTTTACGCATTCCATTGACAGAGACATGCAGATTTTCAAAGATGAAATAACTTCTTTCCTGGCGGAACAATTCATGCAAAGATATTATTACATGGAAGGTGTTATCGAGTACAAAGTATCGCGTGACCCGGAAGTCAAGAAAGCAATTGAAATCCTTACCGACAGCGAAAATTATAAAAAAATCCTATCCAATAGGTAA
- the yidD gene encoding membrane protein insertion efficiency factor YidD, whose protein sequence is MNEIYKYIRHFVIYLLLIPIRFYQHCISPLKPPTCRYTPTCSQYAIEALRKHGPIKGLWLALKRILSCHPWGGSGYDPVP, encoded by the coding sequence ATGAATGAAATTTATAAATATATCAGGCATTTTGTCATATATTTATTGTTGATACCCATTCGTTTCTATCAACATTGCATTTCTCCGCTAAAACCACCGACCTGCCGCTACACCCCTACCTGCTCCCAATATGCCATTGAAGCTTTACGCAAACACGGTCCGATAAAAGGCTTATGGCTGGCGTTGAAAAGAATACTTTCGTGTCATCCGTGGGGAGGAAGCGGTTATGACCCTGTCCCCTGA